A window of Roseiflexus castenholzii DSM 13941 genomic DNA:
CAGGCGAGTGACGAACACTCGCCCTTCACTCCGCTCGTCTCTCCTGCGGCGCGAACATGGGCACGACCTTTGGATCAGCGTTGACGCTCAGAATGCATCGCCAGGGCGCAGGTCGCATCGCCTTCATTCCCAGATGTTGGTATAATACTGCAACGACTGACTCAATACGCATTTTTCCAGAGACCCGTCTATGACCGACGAACCCAAACGCGCGCTTGTGATTGGCGCCCATCCCGACGACAATGAGTTCGGCGCCGGTGGAACCATCGCCAAACTTGCCGATCAGGGATGGGACATCACGTTCATCATCGCCACGAATGGCAACAAAGGCAGCCACGATCCGGCGATGTCATCGTTTCGCCTGTCGGAAATTCGCGAGCAGGAGCAGCGCGCCGCCGCCGAAGTGCTCGGAGTGCGCCGCGTGATCTTCCTGCGTAACAACGATGGTGAACTTGAACCGTCTCCGGCATTGCGCGCCGAATTCGCTCTCTACATTCGCCATTTCAAACCGCATGCGATCTACACTCACGATCCCTGGAAACATTATATGTTGCACCCTGACCATCGCGCCGTCGGCTTCGCCGTGATCGAGGCAGTCGTTAGCGCGCGCGACCACCTGTTCATGCCGGGGTTGGGACAGATCGGCATTGGCGTCTGGCGGCCCGAGGCGCTCTACCTGTGGGGCGCCGAGCAGCCGGACTACGCCGAAGATGTCTCGGACTACGTGGACCGGAAGATTGCCGCGTTGCGCGAGCATCACACGCAACTGGACGAGGTTCAGGGTTGGGAAGAGCGGGTGCGTCAGCGCATGGCAGAAGCGGGCAAAGAACACGGTTTTGCCGCAGCCGAGATGTTCAAGAAACTTCCGGTGTAACTCTCAAAATGCGTCAGACCCGGCAATCCAGGCGTGACCTGTCGGAAAGATTGCGTCGAGTGTCGGCAGAATCGTCGGCGCAATGCGCATGCCAGGGGAACGAGCAATCCAGTGCGCCGGACGAAAGCCGAACAGTAGTTGCACGAGCGCTTGCGGTGTCAGCGCGACTGTTGGCAGGTCCGGCGCATTGGCTTCTTCTCCCACAATCAACGATACATCGGCGTCTCTGATCTGTAATTGGAACGCTGCGCCGCCAGATGACCGGCGTCGCGCATCGAGCAGTGGCCTGATGCAGTCGAGCAACGTTAGCAGGTGTGCAGAGCGCGCCATCCATCCCTCATCGGGATGGTGAACGGAACGGCTCGTCAGGTTCAGATGATCGGCAAGGGCATAGAATGTCGGCGAGTCAGGCGGCAGAGACCAGTCGATCTCTGCCGCTTCCCTGGCAATGCTGGCGTGGTACTGGAGCAGCGCCAGTGCGGCGTGCCAGTTATCGGCGGCGGCTTCAATCGCACGGTTGCCCGGCGCTCGCGACGGCAGGATCAGATACCCGCATGCCTGCCCGTCATCATCGTATGCCAGGCATTGCGGATTCTCCTCCAGTCGCAACGCCAGATCGTGGCGCTGCCGCGCGATAGTGCGCACAAAACTGCCACAGTAGCCAGCATAGTGCTGTTCATACAGGTCGCGCAATACCGGCGCATCATCCAGTGTCGCCGGACGCACCGTGTATGGACTCCTGGGCATCGCAGCAAGGTGCGCCCGGTTAATGATATGGCGCGTGGTATCGAGAACGTCCACGTATCCGAAGCGGCCATAGAAGCCAGCGATGCCATCGAGCAGAATCAACCCCAAACGCCGTTCGATTGCGCGTGCCAGAGCATCGTGCATCAGCGCCGTGGCAACCCCGCAACCGCGCCAGTCTGGATGGGTGACGAGACTGGCGAAGCATCCGGTTGGAATAGTCACGAAGCCGACCCGCATGCTGCGTTCATACAGAATATAGCCGCCGACCAGCGTGGTTGCGACAAAGGCGCAACGCACCTGTCCGGGAACATAGTCCGGTGCGCACTCGACGTGCTGTTGCCAGCGCGTGGCGCTATGGAGCGCGTTGAGAGCGAATGTCTCCGCTGCGAGCCGGAAGAACGCATGGAGTTCGGCAGGCGTCTCGGCGGAACGGATGATAATGTCACCGCGTTTGGGCATAGTGGTTTCATCATACCAGAAGCGAGCGGCAAGCGGCAAGAGGTGCGAGGTGAGCGCAAAGAAAGAGTGTCTGTCACCTGAGAGAACGTGAAGAGTTTCCCGGGGAGCAGGCGAAACACGATGCTACGCTCCGCCCGGCACAACGGCGGGAAGCGGTCACGCTGATTGCTCCACTGTCAGGAGTTCTTTAAGGTCAGCAGCATCATCGTATGGACCGATGACCGCCATGTGCAGATGCTCGTCGCGCACGACGCGTTGTGCGACTCGCAGTACGTCCTCACGAGATACAGTTTCAACTTCGGCGACTACCTGCTCAATCGGAATCACGCGCCCATAGCGCAGTTGATGGGCGCCATTGCGTGATGCAATCGCCCATGTATCTTCGAGTGAAAGAAGAATACCGCCTTTTACCTGTTCCTTGACTTGCGCGAGTTCATCGGCAGTAATCCCCTCATTGCGCACGCGCCGCAGTTCAGCCATGACGGTTGCCAGGCACTCACGCAGGTTTGGTGGCTCGACGCTGCCGAAAACGACCCACTTTCCGGTATCGTGATGTTCGCGACTATAACTCCCAATGTTATATGCTAATCCTCGCTCTTCGCGGATTGCCTGGAACAGGCGCGACGACGGACCGCTGCCCACGACCGTGTCGAGCGCCAGCAGCGCGCGGCGATCCGGGTCGGTGTATGCCACGCCGCGAAAGCCAATGCAGAAGTTTCCCTGTTCATTGTCATCGCAGCGCAGCGTTAATGCCGGACCGGGAAGCGGCGGCTTGCTGGGCAGAAAGACTCCCGGCGCTCCTTCGGGAAGGGTATCAAACGCGGCAGCGACCGCATCAAGAGCGCGTTGCGGATCGACATGACCCGCGATCGAAATGACCATGTTTCTTCTGGTGTAGTGCATGCGCCAGAAGGCGACGATCTGTTCGACAGTCAATCCCGCAATCGTCTCTTCGCTGCCGGCGATGTCCCGTCCAAGTGGTTGATCCCCCCACATGGCCGCGTCGAGCAACAGATGCACCAGTTCCGAAGGCGTGTCTTCGGTCTGATGCAGTTCTTCCGCAATAACGCGCCGCTCTTTCTCGACATCGAGCGGATCAAAGCGCGGCGCCGTCAGCATGTCGGAGAGCACATCAATCGCGCGGTCAAAATAGATGTCGGCCACCTTGGCATAGTAGACCGTCGACTCAAAACTGGTATAGGCATCCAGGATTCCGCCGATGCCCTCGATAGCATCGGCAATGAGTTTGGGCGATGGGTGGCGTTGGGCGCCTTTGAACAGCATGTGCTCAATGAAATGCGCAATGCCGCTTTCGTGCCGCTCCTCATGACCGGCGCCGACGCCAACGAAACAGCCGACCGATACCGAACGCATATGAGGCAATGGCTCGATCAACACGCACAGCCCGCCCGGCAAGAGATGACACTGTGGAGACGATGGATAGGTATGCATGCTCCTTATTATACAGCGCAATTTTAATAAACATTCACCTTGAGCGCAGAAATTGCAAAGGGGTGATCATCCCCGGTTGATACTATCTACCGTGCAACGCAGATTCTGAGCCAGCAGAGATACAGGTTGACGATCATGCCCTACGCCCATGAACAGACCGAAACGTGGAACACGACCGCCGAGCAGATTGATGATATTCCGATTCTTATTGCGCATATGCGCAGAATGGGCTTGCCTCAGGCGCTTGATCGTCACATTCCCACACGCGCCTACTGGGGCAACCTCAGCGTTGGTTGGACTGCGGCGGTCTGGTTGACGCATCTGCTGTCGTGCAGCGATCACAAACCCGCCCATGTGCAGCAGTGGGTGGAGACCCATATCGCGGCGCTGCGCTGGTGCATCGGCAGCGAGATAACGCATGCCGACGTGGGCATTGATCGGCTCCACGATGTGCTGATCGGACTCAGCCAGGACGACCAATGGCAGGCAATCGAGACCGATCTGAACCGTCGTATGCTCCGCGCCTGGCCATGGACCTCTCGCCAGGTGAATCTGCGCCTGTACGAAGGGCGTTCGTGGTTTGTT
This region includes:
- a CDS encoding GNAT family N-acetyltransferase, whose product is MPKRGDIIIRSAETPAELHAFFRLAAETFALNALHSATRWQQHVECAPDYVPGQVRCAFVATTLVGGYILYERSMRVGFVTIPTGCFASLVTHPDWRGCGVATALMHDALARAIERRLGLILLDGIAGFYGRFGYVDVLDTTRHIINRAHLAAMPRSPYTVRPATLDDAPVLRDLYEQHYAGYCGSFVRTIARQRHDLALRLEENPQCLAYDDDGQACGYLILPSRAPGNRAIEAAADNWHAALALLQYHASIAREAAEIDWSLPPDSPTFYALADHLNLTSRSVHHPDEGWMARSAHLLTLLDCIRPLLDARRRSSGGAAFQLQIRDADVSLIVGEEANAPDLPTVALTPQALVQLLFGFRPAHWIARSPGMRIAPTILPTLDAIFPTGHAWIAGSDAF
- a CDS encoding M16 family metallopeptidase, which codes for MHTYPSSPQCHLLPGGLCVLIEPLPHMRSVSVGCFVGVGAGHEERHESGIAHFIEHMLFKGAQRHPSPKLIADAIEGIGGILDAYTSFESTVYYAKVADIYFDRAIDVLSDMLTAPRFDPLDVEKERRVIAEELHQTEDTPSELVHLLLDAAMWGDQPLGRDIAGSEETIAGLTVEQIVAFWRMHYTRRNMVISIAGHVDPQRALDAVAAAFDTLPEGAPGVFLPSKPPLPGPALTLRCDDNEQGNFCIGFRGVAYTDPDRRALLALDTVVGSGPSSRLFQAIREERGLAYNIGSYSREHHDTGKWVVFGSVEPPNLRECLATVMAELRRVRNEGITADELAQVKEQVKGGILLSLEDTWAIASRNGAHQLRYGRVIPIEQVVAEVETVSREDVLRVAQRVVRDEHLHMAVIGPYDDAADLKELLTVEQSA
- a CDS encoding PIG-L deacetylase family protein → MTDEPKRALVIGAHPDDNEFGAGGTIAKLADQGWDITFIIATNGNKGSHDPAMSSFRLSEIREQEQRAAAEVLGVRRVIFLRNNDGELEPSPALRAEFALYIRHFKPHAIYTHDPWKHYMLHPDHRAVGFAVIEAVVSARDHLFMPGLGQIGIGVWRPEALYLWGAEQPDYAEDVSDYVDRKIAALREHHTQLDEVQGWEERVRQRMAEAGKEHGFAAAEMFKKLPV